Proteins encoded within one genomic window of Argiope bruennichi chromosome 7, qqArgBrue1.1, whole genome shotgun sequence:
- the LOC129975120 gene encoding histone H1C-like, whose amino-acid sequence MLRNRRGRWVSESKPTNRKSEKAGGRILGGFVIKNIFILRFRLSTVKMSEETAAAPATPATATPKKKAKSGATKSKPNPPTHPKVSEMVVKSITTLKERGGSSLQAIKKHISSQYKVDIDRLTPFIKKYLKSAVAAGTLVQTKGKGANGSFKLSASGQKTKEPKKIVKKPKKEGAASPKKAKAPAKKTAKPKEKAEKKKKPAAAKKATAGAKKVAKPKSPKKAKATKPKAPKPKKLKTPKKAAPKKTSKK is encoded by the coding sequence ATGCTCCGAAACAGAAGGGGAAGGTGGGTGAGCGAGTCGAAACCGACCAATCGTAAAAGCGAAAAGGCGGGCGGGCGGATTCTTGGCGGTTtcgttattaagaatatttttatattacgttTCAGACTCTCGACTGTCAAGATGTCCGAGGAAACAGCCGCTGCCCCTGCAACTCCAGCCACTGCCACGCCtaagaaaaaggcaaaaagtgGCGCAACCAAATCGAAACCTAATCCTCCAACTCATCCCAAGGTTTCCGAAATGGTTGTGAAATCCATCACCACTCTGAAAGAGCGAGGTGGCTCTTCACTGCAAGCTATCAAAAAGCACATCAGCAGTCAGTACAAAGTCGACATCGACCGTTTGACtcctttcatcaaaaaatatttgaaaagcgcTGTCGCTGCTGGAACTCTGGTTCAAACCAAAGGAAAGGGAGCTAACGGTTCATTCAAGCTGAGTGCATCCGGTCAAAAAACCAAGGAGCCAAAGAAAATCGTGAAAAAGCCTAAAAAGGAAGGAGCTGCTTCTCCAAAGAAAGCAAAAGCCCCTGCTAAGAAAACGGCCAAGCCGAAGGAAAAAGCAGAGAAAAAGAAGAAGCCTGCTGCTGCTAAGAAAGCCACTGCTGGGGCTAAAAAAGTAGCCAAACCCAAATCTCCTAAGAAGGCAAAGGCTACAAAGCCAAAAGCTCCCAAGCCCAAGAAATTAAAAACACCCAAAAAAGCAGCTCCTAAAAAAACTTCCAAGAAGTAA
- the LOC129975122 gene encoding histone H2A, with protein sequence MSGRGKGGKVKGKSKTRSSRAGLQFPVGRIHRLLRKGNYAERVGAGAPVYLAAVLEYLAAEVLELAGNAARDNKKTRIIPRHLQLAIRNDEELNKLLSGVTIAQGGVLPNIQAVLLPKKTEKKA encoded by the coding sequence ATGTCTGGTCGTGGCAAAGGCGGTAAAGTTAAGGGAAAGAGCAAGACTCGTTCTAGCCGAGCAGGGCTTCAATTCCCTGTCGGTCGTATCCATCGACTTCTCCGAAAAGGCAATTATGCAGAACGTGTTGGAGCTGGAGCACCCGTGTACCTGGCTGCCGTGTTAGAATACTTAGCTGCTGAAGTGTTGGAGTTGGCTGGTAATGCCGCCAGAGATAACAAGAAAACTAGGATCATTCCTAGACATCTCCAACTCGCCATCCGAAACGACGAGGAGTTGAACAAACTCCTTTCCGGAGTAACTATTGCTCAGGGTGGTGTATTGCCTAACATTCAAGCTGTCTTGCTCCCCAAGAAAACCGAAAAGAAAGCCTAA
- the LOC129975124 gene encoding histone H2B: MPPQASGKAVKKAGKAQKAVRAGDKKKRKKRRKESFAIYIYKVLKQVHPDTGISSKAMSIMNSFVNDIFERIAAESSRLAHYNKRSTITSREIQTAVRLLLPGELAKHAVSEGTKAVTKYTSSK; the protein is encoded by the coding sequence ATGCCTCCTCAAGCCTCTGGTAAAGCTGTTAAAAAGGCCGGAAAGGCCCAAAAGGCTGTTCGTGCCGGTGATAAGAAAAAACGCAAGAAGCGTAGGAAGGAATCTTTCGCTATTTACATCTACAAAGTTTTGAAACAGGTGCATCCTGATACCGGTATTTCCAGCAAAGCCATGTCAATCATGAACTCTTTCGTGAATGACATTTTCGAACGTATCGCAGCCGAATCTTCCCGATTAGCTCACTACAACAAGAGGAGCACAATTACCAGTCGGGAAATTCAAACAGCTGTGAGGCTTTTGTTGCCTGGTGAATTGGCCAAGCACGCAGTTTCCGAAGGAACCAAAGCTGTCACCAAGTACACTAGCTCCAAGTAG
- the LOC129975127 gene encoding histone H4 — protein sequence MSGRGKGGKGLGKGGAKRHRKVLRDNIQGITKPAIRRLARRGGVKRISGLIYEETRGVLKVFLENVIRDAVTYTEHAKRKTVTAMDVVYALKRQGRTLYGFGG from the coding sequence ATGTCTGGTCGTGGTAAAGGAGGCAAGGGTCTTGGAAAGGGGGGTGCCAAAAGGCATCGTAAAGTTCTTCGTGATAACATCCAGGGTATTACAAAACCCGCAATCAGGCGTTTAGCTAGACGTGGCGGAGTCAAACGTATTTCAGGTTTGATTTACGAAGAGACTCGAGGTGTGCTCAAAGTTTTCTTGGAAAATGTCATTCGAGATGCTGTCACTTACACCGAGCATGCTAAAAGGAAAACTGTCACTGCTATGGATGTTGTGTATGCACTAAAGAGGCAAGGACGTACCTTGTACGGTTTCGGAGGTTAA